The following coding sequences lie in one Serinus canaria isolate serCan28SL12 chromosome 12, serCan2020, whole genome shotgun sequence genomic window:
- the AMIGO3 gene encoding amphoterin-induced protein 3 gives MLGRAKPALGERRKTAADFFLASHRAWLCRRAVQRLLPATMSSPATVDSVWPGVAKLFLLLLQLCTPRASPQPHRCPDACICTSDLLSCSRQMLQRVPQALPPTTSTLDLSHNALTRLHDHWLAALPHLEALHISHNQIRDLSPWAFHNASFLRHLDMSSNHLQAVERHYFEALVSLEELLLYDNHIKRVDENAFAKLSDLRKVYLSWNNLTTFPFHAVQGLGIHKLRTLDLSSNSLSSIPVDVLAALPENIGNGLYLHNNPVRCSCALYLMLQRWNQRGFSSVKDFSEEHTCKVSDNAPRSLIKFLKHRDMFENCSASTEDAHLSHLEVVVGQPVLLTCNTSNSSLPQTATTSMWITPYHEPIKHPGNSNRSLEVYRNGSLRIAAAKPWLSGVYVGLAMNSPYNFSRMCEFNMTILYPKAAGETFSTGLTTLLGCIVSLVLVIIYLYLTPCRCLGCCKKPAPLSPPQECSAQSSILSTTPPATDGPNRKASANKHVVFLEPIRETQNGKIRLALGEDFPDPKHPKVLQLKSDSESISSVFSDTPIVS, from the coding sequence ATGCTTGGTAGAGCCAAGCCAGCGCTGGGGGAGAGACGAAAGACGGCGGCAGATTTTTTTCTCGCGTCTCATAGAGCCTGGCTGTGCCGCCGGGCTGTACAGAGGCTTCTGCCCGCCACAATGTCCTCGCCGGCAACCGTGGACTCGGTCTGGCCGGGGGTGGcaaagctgttcctgctgctgctccagctgtgcaccCCCCGAGCCTCCCCGCAGCCCCACCGCTGCCCCGACGCCTGCATCTGCACCTCCgacctgctgagctgcagccgGCAGATGCTGCAGCGggtgccccaggcactgccGCCCACCACCAGCACGCTGGACCTCAGCCACAATGCCCTCACCCGGCTCCACGACCACTGGCTGGCCGCCCTCCCGCACCTCGAGGCCCTTCACATTAGCCACAACCAGATTCGGGACCTTTCTCCGTGGGCTTTCCACAATGCCTCCTTCCTGCGGCACCTGGACATGTCCTCCAACCACCTGCAAGCTGTGGAGAGGCACTACTTCGAGGCACTGGtgagcctggaggagctgctgctctacGACAACCACATCAAGCGGGTGGATGAAAACGCCTTTGCCAAGCTGAGTGATCTGCGGAAAGTCTACCTGAGCTGGAACAACCTGACCACCTTTCCCTTCCAtgctgtgcaggggctgggaatCCACAAGCTCCGCACGCTGGACCTCTCCTCCAACAGCCTGAGCAGCATCCCCGTGgatgtgctggcagctctgcccgAAAACATTGGCAATGGCTTGTACCTGCACAACAACCCCGTCAGGTGCAGCTGCGCGCTCTACCTGATGCTTCAGCGCTGGAATCAGCGAGGTTTCAGCTCCGTGAAAGATTTCTCTGAGGAACACACCTGCAAGGTGTCTGACAACGCGCCCCGCTCCCTGATCAAGTTCCTCAAACACAGAGACATGTTTGAGAACTGCTCGGCGAGCACCGAAGACGCACACCTCTCGCACTTGGAGGTGGTGGTGGGCCAGCCTGTCCTGCTCACCTGTAACACCAGTAACAGCAGCCTGCCGCAGACTGCCACCACCTCCATGTGGATCACCCCTTACCATGAGCCCATCAAACACCCGGGGAACAGCAATCGCTCCCTGGAGGTCTATCGCAATGGCAGCCTGAGGATCGCCGCAGCCAAGCCCTGGCTCTCGGGGGTCTACGTAGGCTTGGCCATGAACAGCCCCTACAACTTCAGCAGGATGTGTGAGTTCAACATGACCATCCTCTACCCCAAGGCAGCTGGGGAGACCTTCAGCACTGGCCTCACgaccctgctgggctgcattGTGAGCCTGGTGCTGGTGATCATCTACTTGTACCTCACGCCGTGCcgctgcctgggctgctgcaagaAGCCGGCCCCGCTGAGCCCCCCGCAGGAGTGCAGTGCCCAGTCCTCCATCCTCAGCACCACTCCCCCTGCCACTGACGGGCCAAACCGCAAGGCCAGCGCCAACAAACACGTCGTCTTCCTCGAGCCCATCAGGGAGACACAGAACGGCAAGATCCGCCTGGCCCTCGGCGAGGACTTCCCCGACCCCAAGCACCCCAAGGTCCTGCAGCTCAAGTCGGACTCAGAGTCCATCAGCTCTGTCTTTTCTGATACCCCCATTGTGTCTtag
- the GMPPB gene encoding mannose-1-phosphate guanyltransferase beta isoform X1, translating into MRALILVGGFGTRLRPLTLSRPKPLVEFCNKAVLLHQLEALRQAGVSHVVLAVSYMSDALEAAMREQEQRLGIRISMSHEKEPLGTAGPLALARDLLAEDGEPFFVLNSDVICEFPFAALARFHRQHGGEGSLVVTRVEEPAKYGVVVCEADTGRICRFVEKPRVFVSNKINAGLYIFNPGILQRIQLRPTSIEKEIFPAMAQDGQLYAMELQGFWMDIGQPKDFLTGMCMYLQALRAQHPEKLHSGPGVVGNVLVDPSAKIGANCVIGPNVTIGAGVVVEDGVRIKRCTVLEGARIRSHSWLESCIVGWSCSVGQWVRMENVTVLGEDVIVNDELYLNGANVLPHKSIAESVPEPRIIM; encoded by the exons ATGCGGGCGCTGATCCTGGTTGGCGGCTTCGGGACGCGGCTTCGGCCTCTGACCCTGAGCCGGCCGAAGCCGCTGGTGGAGTTCTGCAACAAGGCGGTGCTGCTCCACCAGCTTGAAGCTCTCCGGCAG GCGGGCGTCAGCCATGTGGTGCTGGCGGTGAGCTACATGTCGGACGCGCTGGAGGCCGCTATGAGGGAGCAGGAACAACGG CTTGGCATCCGCATCTCTATGTCCCACGAGAAGGAGCCGCTGGGCACAG CGGGGCCGCTGGCGCTGGCGCGGGACCTGCTGGCCGAGGACGGGGAGCCCTTCTTTGTCCTCAACAGCGACGTGATCTGCGAGTTCCCCTTCGCGGCGCTGGCCCGTTTCCACCGGCAGCACGGAGGCGAGGGCTCACTGGTGGTGACCCGCGTGGAAGAGCCGGCCAAGTACGGTGTGGTGGTGTGCGAGGCCGACACCGGCCGCATCTGCCGCTTCGTGGAGAAGCCGCGCGTCTTTGTGTCCAACAAGATCAACGCCGGCCTCTACATATTTAACCCTGGCATCTTGCAACGCATCCAG CTGCGCCCCACCTCCATCGAGAAGGAGATCttcccagccatggcacaggaTGGGCAGCTCTACGCCATGGAGCTACAGG GCTTCTGGATGGACATTGGGCAGCCAAAGGATTTCCTTACGGGCATGTGCATGTACCTGCAAGCGCTGCGGGCTCAGCACCCCGAGAAGCTGCACTCGGGGCCCGGTGTCGTAGGGAATGTGCTGGTG GACCCCAGTGCCAAGATTGGGGCAAACTGTGTCATCGGCCCCAACGTGACGATCGGGGCCGGCGTGGTGGTGGAGGACGGGGTGCGCATCAAACGCTGCACTGTGCTGGAAGGGGCCCGCATCCGCTCCCATTCCTGGCTGGAGTCCTGCATcgtgggctggagctgctccgTGGGGCAGTGG GTGCGCATGGAGAACGTGACTGTGCTGGGCGAGGATGTCATCGTCAACGACGAGCTCTACCTCAACGGGGCCAACGTGCTGCCACACAAATCCATCGCCGAGTCTGTGCCAGAGCCACGCATCATCATGtag
- the IP6K1 gene encoding inositol hexakisphosphate kinase 1 isoform X1: MCVCQTMEVGKYGKNATRSGDRGVLLEPFIHQVGGHSSMMRYDDHTVCKPLITREQRFYESLPPEMKEFTPEYKGVVSVCFEGDSDGYINLVAYPYVENEALEQDDLPERDQPRRKHSRRSLHRSSSGTEHKEEKPGLASSSNESSIQETKSPRVDLHIHSDVPFQMLDGNSGLSSEKISYNPWSLRCHKQQLSRMRSESKDRKMYKFLLLENVVHHFKLPCVLDLKMGTRQHGDDASEEKAARQMKKCEQSTSATLGVRVCGMQVYQLDTGHYLCRNKYYGRGLSIEGFRNALYQYLHNGIELRKDLFEPILAKLRSLKAVLERQASYRFYSSSLLIIYDGKDSHAGPLLERRLEARLKRGEGSVPESLQDSGGSEPGSSAQPKVDVRMIDFAHSTFKGFRDDPTVHDGPDMGYVFGLESLINIMEQMREENQ; this comes from the exons ATGTGTGTTTGTCAAACCATGGAAGTGGGCAAGTATGGCAAGAATGCCACTCGCTCTGGAGACCGGGGGGTCCTGCTGGAGCCTTTCATTCACCAGGTGGGCGGGCACAGCAGCATGATGCGCTACGACGACCACACTGTCTGCAAGCCCCTCATCACCCGGGAGCAGCGCTTCTATGAGTCCCTGCCCCCAGAAATGAAGGAGTTCACACCTGAGTACAAAG GTGTGGTGTCTGTCTGTTTTGAGGGAGACAGTGATGGCTACATTAACCTGGTGGCCTATCCCTATGTGGAGAAtgaggctctggagcaggatgATCTGCCAGAGAGGGACCAGCCACGGCGCAAGCACTCGCGCCGGAGCCTTCACAGGTCAAGCAGCGGCACCGAGCACAAGGAGGAGAAGCCTGGCCTGGCCAGTAGCAGCAACGAAAG CAGCATCCAGGAAACGAAGAGTCCCAGGGTGGACTTGCACATCCACTCAGATGTTCCATTTCAGATGTTGGATGGGAACAGCGGCCTGAGCTCTGAGAAGATCAGCTATAACCCCTGGAGCCTGCGCTgccacaagcagcagctgagccgCATGCGGTCAGAGTCCAAGGACCGGAAGATGTACA AGTTCCTGTTGCTGGAGAACGTGGTGCATCACTTCAAGCTTCCCTGTGTGCTTGATCTGAAGATGGGGACCAGACAGCATGGAGATGATGCCTCTGAGGAGAAGGCTGCTCGGCAGATGAAGAAGTGTGAACAGAGCACTTCTGCCACCTTGGGTGTGCGTGTGTGTGGGATGCAG GTTTATCAGCTGGACACGGGGCATTACTTATGCAGGAATAAATACTATGGGCGCGGCCTTTCCATCGAAGGCTTCCGCAACGCCCTCTACCAGTATCTGCACAACGGCATTGAGCTGCGCAAGGACCTCTTTGAGCCTATTCTCGCCAAGCTGCGCAGCCTGAAGGCGGTTTTGGAGAGACAGGCCTCCTACCGCTTCtactccagctccctcctcatCATCTACGACGGGAAGGACAGCCACGCGGGGCCCTTGCTGGAGCGCCGGCTGGAGGCGCGCCTGAAGCGCGGGGAGGGCTCGGTCCCGGAGAGCCTCCAGGACAGCGGCGGCTCGGAGCCCGGCTCCTCGGCCCAGCCCAAGGTGGACGTGCGCATGATTGACTTTGCGCACAGCACCTTCAAGGGCTTCCGCGACGACCCCACTGTGCACGACGGACCCGACATGGGCTACGTGTTCGGGCTGGAAAGCCTCATCAACATCATGGAACAGATGCGTGAGGAAAACCAGTAG
- the IP6K1 gene encoding inositol hexakisphosphate kinase 1 isoform X2, whose protein sequence is MCVCQTMEVGKYGKNATRSGDRGVLLEPFIHQVGGHSSMMRYDDHTVCKPLITREQRFYESLPPEMKEFTPEYKGVVSVCFEGDSDGYINLVAYPYVENEALEQDDLPERDQPRRKHSRRSLHRSSSGTEHKEEKPGLASSSNESIQETKSPRVDLHIHSDVPFQMLDGNSGLSSEKISYNPWSLRCHKQQLSRMRSESKDRKMYKFLLLENVVHHFKLPCVLDLKMGTRQHGDDASEEKAARQMKKCEQSTSATLGVRVCGMQVYQLDTGHYLCRNKYYGRGLSIEGFRNALYQYLHNGIELRKDLFEPILAKLRSLKAVLERQASYRFYSSSLLIIYDGKDSHAGPLLERRLEARLKRGEGSVPESLQDSGGSEPGSSAQPKVDVRMIDFAHSTFKGFRDDPTVHDGPDMGYVFGLESLINIMEQMREENQ, encoded by the exons ATGTGTGTTTGTCAAACCATGGAAGTGGGCAAGTATGGCAAGAATGCCACTCGCTCTGGAGACCGGGGGGTCCTGCTGGAGCCTTTCATTCACCAGGTGGGCGGGCACAGCAGCATGATGCGCTACGACGACCACACTGTCTGCAAGCCCCTCATCACCCGGGAGCAGCGCTTCTATGAGTCCCTGCCCCCAGAAATGAAGGAGTTCACACCTGAGTACAAAG GTGTGGTGTCTGTCTGTTTTGAGGGAGACAGTGATGGCTACATTAACCTGGTGGCCTATCCCTATGTGGAGAAtgaggctctggagcaggatgATCTGCCAGAGAGGGACCAGCCACGGCGCAAGCACTCGCGCCGGAGCCTTCACAGGTCAAGCAGCGGCACCGAGCACAAGGAGGAGAAGCCTGGCCTGGCCAGTAGCAGCAACGAAAG CATCCAGGAAACGAAGAGTCCCAGGGTGGACTTGCACATCCACTCAGATGTTCCATTTCAGATGTTGGATGGGAACAGCGGCCTGAGCTCTGAGAAGATCAGCTATAACCCCTGGAGCCTGCGCTgccacaagcagcagctgagccgCATGCGGTCAGAGTCCAAGGACCGGAAGATGTACA AGTTCCTGTTGCTGGAGAACGTGGTGCATCACTTCAAGCTTCCCTGTGTGCTTGATCTGAAGATGGGGACCAGACAGCATGGAGATGATGCCTCTGAGGAGAAGGCTGCTCGGCAGATGAAGAAGTGTGAACAGAGCACTTCTGCCACCTTGGGTGTGCGTGTGTGTGGGATGCAG GTTTATCAGCTGGACACGGGGCATTACTTATGCAGGAATAAATACTATGGGCGCGGCCTTTCCATCGAAGGCTTCCGCAACGCCCTCTACCAGTATCTGCACAACGGCATTGAGCTGCGCAAGGACCTCTTTGAGCCTATTCTCGCCAAGCTGCGCAGCCTGAAGGCGGTTTTGGAGAGACAGGCCTCCTACCGCTTCtactccagctccctcctcatCATCTACGACGGGAAGGACAGCCACGCGGGGCCCTTGCTGGAGCGCCGGCTGGAGGCGCGCCTGAAGCGCGGGGAGGGCTCGGTCCCGGAGAGCCTCCAGGACAGCGGCGGCTCGGAGCCCGGCTCCTCGGCCCAGCCCAAGGTGGACGTGCGCATGATTGACTTTGCGCACAGCACCTTCAAGGGCTTCCGCGACGACCCCACTGTGCACGACGGACCCGACATGGGCTACGTGTTCGGGCTGGAAAGCCTCATCAACATCATGGAACAGATGCGTGAGGAAAACCAGTAG
- the GMPPB gene encoding mannose-1-phosphate guanyltransferase beta isoform X2, whose amino-acid sequence MSDALEAAMREQEQRLGIRISMSHEKEPLGTAGPLALARDLLAEDGEPFFVLNSDVICEFPFAALARFHRQHGGEGSLVVTRVEEPAKYGVVVCEADTGRICRFVEKPRVFVSNKINAGLYIFNPGILQRIQLRPTSIEKEIFPAMAQDGQLYAMELQGFWMDIGQPKDFLTGMCMYLQALRAQHPEKLHSGPGVVGNVLVDPSAKIGANCVIGPNVTIGAGVVVEDGVRIKRCTVLEGARIRSHSWLESCIVGWSCSVGQWVRMENVTVLGEDVIVNDELYLNGANVLPHKSIAESVPEPRIIM is encoded by the exons ATGTCGGACGCGCTGGAGGCCGCTATGAGGGAGCAGGAACAACGG CTTGGCATCCGCATCTCTATGTCCCACGAGAAGGAGCCGCTGGGCACAG CGGGGCCGCTGGCGCTGGCGCGGGACCTGCTGGCCGAGGACGGGGAGCCCTTCTTTGTCCTCAACAGCGACGTGATCTGCGAGTTCCCCTTCGCGGCGCTGGCCCGTTTCCACCGGCAGCACGGAGGCGAGGGCTCACTGGTGGTGACCCGCGTGGAAGAGCCGGCCAAGTACGGTGTGGTGGTGTGCGAGGCCGACACCGGCCGCATCTGCCGCTTCGTGGAGAAGCCGCGCGTCTTTGTGTCCAACAAGATCAACGCCGGCCTCTACATATTTAACCCTGGCATCTTGCAACGCATCCAG CTGCGCCCCACCTCCATCGAGAAGGAGATCttcccagccatggcacaggaTGGGCAGCTCTACGCCATGGAGCTACAGG GCTTCTGGATGGACATTGGGCAGCCAAAGGATTTCCTTACGGGCATGTGCATGTACCTGCAAGCGCTGCGGGCTCAGCACCCCGAGAAGCTGCACTCGGGGCCCGGTGTCGTAGGGAATGTGCTGGTG GACCCCAGTGCCAAGATTGGGGCAAACTGTGTCATCGGCCCCAACGTGACGATCGGGGCCGGCGTGGTGGTGGAGGACGGGGTGCGCATCAAACGCTGCACTGTGCTGGAAGGGGCCCGCATCCGCTCCCATTCCTGGCTGGAGTCCTGCATcgtgggctggagctgctccgTGGGGCAGTGG GTGCGCATGGAGAACGTGACTGTGCTGGGCGAGGATGTCATCGTCAACGACGAGCTCTACCTCAACGGGGCCAACGTGCTGCCACACAAATCCATCGCCGAGTCTGTGCCAGAGCCACGCATCATCATGtag